Proteins found in one Aneurinibacillus uraniidurans genomic segment:
- the atpB gene encoding F0F1 ATP synthase subunit A has protein sequence MEHYSPTFKALGMTFDIPVMLMSVLASALVLILVTISTRNMTAGVPRGMQNFFEWVIDFVRGIAGQFMDMKTGSKFVTLGITLFLYIFISNQLGVLANFNVTYTEPNPAFGITQEVINQHGHQVTHDGHTVKEVTVAWFKSPTASPSVTFGLALMVLLYAHYLGIKKSPGKYLKHWFEPNPAMFILHAMEEFIIKPLTLPLRLFGNIFAGEVLIAFLLAGSAVAVSIPLAIWLGYSLFVGSIQAYIFTTLTLVYISQKVVDDH, from the coding sequence TTTTAGCTTCTGCCCTTGTACTTATCCTTGTTACAATTAGTACAAGAAACATGACTGCGGGTGTACCGCGTGGCATGCAAAACTTCTTTGAATGGGTTATCGACTTCGTTCGCGGAATCGCTGGCCAATTCATGGATATGAAAACCGGGTCAAAATTCGTTACACTTGGAATCACACTGTTCCTGTACATCTTTATTAGTAACCAGCTGGGCGTTCTGGCGAACTTCAACGTTACGTATACAGAACCGAATCCTGCTTTTGGCATTACCCAGGAAGTGATCAATCAGCATGGTCACCAAGTTACACATGATGGACATACAGTGAAAGAAGTAACAGTTGCCTGGTTTAAATCACCGACAGCATCTCCAAGTGTTACATTTGGTCTTGCGTTGATGGTGCTGTTGTACGCACACTACCTTGGTATCAAGAAAAGCCCAGGTAAATACCTCAAACACTGGTTTGAACCAAATCCAGCTATGTTTATTCTACATGCGATGGAAGAGTTTATCATCAAACCATTAACACTTCCACTTCGTCTATTCGGTAACATTTTTGCCGGTGAGGTTCTGATTGCCTTCCTGCTGGCAGGTTCTGCTGTTGCTGTAAGCATTCCGCTTGCGATCTGGCTTGGTTACTCTTTGTTTGTCGGCTCGATCCAGGCGTATATTTTCACAACATTAACACTGGTTTACATCTCGCAAAAAGTTGTGGATGACCACTAA
- the atpE gene encoding F0F1 ATP synthase subunit C yields MDFAIALGLIFGLAAVGAGIGNGLVVSRTIEGVARQPEARGGLMGLMFLGLGLVEAVPIIAVAIGFMLMGRLG; encoded by the coding sequence ATGGATTTCGCAATTGCATTAGGTTTAATCTTTGGTCTTGCAGCTGTTGGTGCAGGTATCGGTAACGGTCTTGTTGTTTCTCGTACAATTGAAGGGGTTGCTCGTCAACCAGAAGCACGTGGCGGTCTTATGGGTCTTATGTTCCTTGGTCTCGGTCTGGTAGAGGCGGTTCCGATCATCGCTGTTGCTATCGGTTTCATGCTGATGGGTCGTCTAGGCTAA
- the atpF gene encoding F0F1 ATP synthase subunit B encodes MSIELGTLLFQVVMFLILLALVSKFAMKPAMSILQKRQDHIEGQIAAAEKANVEAASLLEQQRAELKKVREDAQSILDRAKKQSDVEAQEIVAAAQERAERLVEEAKLEINREKEKAIASVRDQVAGLSVLLASKIIEKEMSQSEQQDTIEQFMRQVGGQV; translated from the coding sequence GTGAGTATCGAACTCGGTACATTGCTATTTCAAGTAGTAATGTTTCTGATTCTGTTGGCGCTTGTTTCTAAGTTTGCAATGAAACCGGCTATGTCGATTTTGCAAAAGCGCCAGGATCATATTGAAGGACAAATCGCAGCTGCTGAGAAGGCGAATGTGGAAGCAGCGTCTTTACTTGAGCAGCAACGCGCTGAACTGAAGAAAGTACGTGAAGATGCACAAAGCATTCTTGATCGTGCGAAGAAACAATCCGATGTGGAAGCTCAAGAGATCGTGGCAGCTGCACAAGAACGTGCAGAGCGCCTGGTTGAAGAAGCGAAGCTCGAAATCAACCGTGAAAAAGAGAAGGCCATTGCATCTGTTCGTGATCAGGTAGCTGGACTGTCTGTATTGCTTGCTTCTAAGATTATTGAGAAAGAAATGTCTCAATCGGAACAGCAGGATACAATTGAGCAGTTCATGAGACAGGTGGGCGGTCAAGTATGA
- a CDS encoding F0F1 ATP synthase subunit delta yields the protein MSAVAKRYARALFEVASENQTIDTTETELNQITDIIAQDAEFRAILTHPKITAAEKTDMLNTLFAGKVSETTLVFLGLVINRGREESFSDIAQNFTELANEVRGYADAIVTTAKSLTEEEAQAIAAQFGAKLNKKLRVTTKVDPSIIGGMMVRIGDRMYDGSIKGKLSRFTQQIKQAQV from the coding sequence ATGAGTGCTGTTGCGAAGCGCTATGCCCGTGCTCTGTTTGAAGTAGCGAGTGAAAATCAAACGATTGACACGACGGAAACGGAACTGAACCAAATCACGGATATCATCGCTCAGGATGCAGAGTTCAGAGCCATTCTGACACATCCAAAAATCACGGCAGCGGAAAAAACCGACATGCTCAACACACTGTTTGCAGGCAAAGTATCTGAGACTACACTTGTATTCTTAGGCCTGGTAATCAATCGTGGGCGTGAAGAAAGCTTCAGTGATATTGCACAGAATTTTACGGAACTTGCCAACGAAGTGCGCGGCTATGCTGACGCTATCGTAACAACGGCAAAATCGTTAACAGAAGAAGAGGCGCAAGCAATTGCTGCGCAGTTCGGCGCCAAGCTGAACAAAAAGTTGCGTGTAACGACCAAAGTTGATCCTTCTATTATTGGAGGCATGATGGTTCGTATCGGTGACCGTATGTATGATGGTAGCATCAAAGGCAAACTGTCCCGTTTTACACAGCAGATTAAGCAAGCCCAAGTATGA
- the atpA gene encoding F0F1 ATP synthase subunit alpha, whose product MSAIRPDEISSLIKQQIEKYKSDIQVVDVGTVIQVGDGIARVHGLQNVMAGELLEFTNGIMGLAQNLEEDNVGAVILGPYTDIREGDEVKRTGRIMQVPVGEAMLGRVVNPLGQPLDGMGPIETTEFRPIESPAPGVMARKSVHEPLQTGIKAIDAMVPIGRGQRELIIGDRQTGKTAIALDTIINQKGKNMVCIYVAIGQKQSTVAGVVETLRQHGALEYTIIVSATASDPAPLLYLAPYAGVSMGEYFMYKGGHVLCVYDDLSKQAAAYRELSLLLKRPPGREAYPGDVFYLHSRLLERAAKLSDDLGGGSLTALPFIETQGSDVSAYIPTNVISITDGQIFLESNLFHSGQRPAVNVGISVSRVGGSAQIKAMKKVAGSLKLDLAQYRELQAFAQFGSDLDKSTQARLNRGERTTEILKQGQFEPMGVEKQVVSIYAATKGFLDDIPVSDVKRFEKELHSYIEHNKKEIFDTIVNTKELPSEDQLNAAINEFKKGFAVSE is encoded by the coding sequence GTGAGCGCAATCAGACCAGATGAAATTAGTTCTCTGATTAAACAGCAGATTGAAAAATACAAATCTGACATCCAGGTTGTGGATGTAGGTACAGTTATCCAGGTTGGTGACGGTATCGCCCGTGTTCATGGTTTACAAAACGTTATGGCCGGTGAGCTTCTTGAGTTCACAAATGGCATAATGGGTTTGGCTCAAAACCTTGAAGAAGATAACGTGGGTGCCGTAATTCTTGGACCTTACACAGACATTCGTGAAGGCGATGAAGTAAAACGTACAGGCCGTATCATGCAGGTTCCAGTAGGCGAAGCAATGCTTGGTCGCGTTGTAAACCCGCTGGGTCAGCCGCTTGACGGCATGGGTCCGATCGAAACGACAGAATTCCGTCCGATCGAAAGCCCGGCACCGGGTGTAATGGCTCGTAAATCCGTTCATGAGCCACTGCAAACAGGTATTAAAGCAATCGATGCGATGGTTCCGATCGGCCGCGGCCAACGTGAGCTTATCATCGGTGACCGTCAAACAGGTAAAACAGCTATCGCACTTGATACAATCATCAACCAAAAAGGCAAGAACATGGTATGTATCTATGTTGCGATCGGTCAAAAACAATCCACTGTAGCAGGCGTAGTTGAAACACTCCGTCAGCACGGTGCTCTTGAGTACACAATCATTGTATCCGCTACAGCATCTGATCCAGCTCCACTGCTGTATCTCGCTCCGTACGCAGGTGTATCGATGGGTGAGTACTTCATGTACAAAGGTGGTCACGTTCTTTGCGTATACGATGACCTTTCTAAACAAGCAGCAGCATACCGCGAACTTTCCCTGCTTCTTAAACGCCCACCGGGTCGTGAAGCATATCCAGGGGACGTATTCTACCTGCACAGCCGCCTGTTAGAGCGTGCTGCGAAGTTGAGCGATGATCTGGGTGGCGGTTCTTTAACAGCTCTTCCATTCATCGAAACACAAGGTAGTGACGTATCTGCGTACATCCCGACGAACGTAATTTCGATCACAGATGGCCAGATCTTCCTTGAATCCAACCTGTTCCACTCCGGTCAGCGTCCTGCGGTTAACGTAGGTATCTCTGTATCCCGTGTAGGTGGTTCCGCTCAGATTAAAGCGATGAAAAAAGTTGCAGGTTCCCTGAAACTTGACCTCGCACAATACCGTGAGCTGCAGGCATTTGCTCAGTTCGGTTCCGATCTGGACAAATCAACACAAGCGCGTTTGAACCGTGGGGAGCGCACAACTGAAATTCTGAAGCAAGGTCAGTTCGAGCCGATGGGCGTTGAGAAGCAAGTTGTTTCAATTTATGCAGCAACAAAAGGCTTCCTTGATGATATCCCGGTTAGCGATGTTAAACGCTTTGAGAAAGAACTGCACTCTTATATCGAACATAACAAAAAAGAGATCTTCGACACAATTGTTAACACGAAAGAGTTACCATCGGAAGACCAATTGAACGCAGCTATTAATGAGTTCAAGAAGGGCTTCGCTGTATCCGAGTAA
- the atpG gene encoding ATP synthase F1 subunit gamma yields the protein MAGGLREIKGRIKSVQNTRQITKAMKMVSASKLRRAQERAEASRPYAEKMREVVMSIAAGTSGAKHPMLQSRPVKKTGYVVITSDRGLAGGYNGNVLRMVSRTIDERHKSKDEYTIIVLGRKGRDFFKKRNYPVMEEVVNLSDSPTFADIKNVTRKAVQLFADEQIDQLYLVYNKFISAIQQEPTEVQLLPLTGVEKVEGTPTYDFEPSADEVLADLLPKYAETLIFSALLDAKASEQGARMTAMGSATDNASDMIDRLTLFYNRARQAAITQEIAEIVGGANALE from the coding sequence GTGGCCGGAGGACTTCGTGAAATAAAAGGGCGTATCAAAAGCGTCCAAAATACACGTCAAATCACGAAAGCGATGAAGATGGTTTCAGCTTCGAAACTGCGTCGTGCGCAGGAGCGCGCTGAGGCATCTCGTCCGTACGCAGAAAAAATGCGTGAGGTCGTTATGAGCATCGCTGCCGGCACATCGGGCGCGAAGCACCCGATGCTGCAAAGCCGTCCTGTCAAAAAGACAGGTTATGTCGTGATTACGTCTGACCGCGGTCTCGCGGGCGGATACAACGGAAACGTGCTCCGCATGGTTTCCCGGACGATTGATGAGCGTCATAAGAGCAAGGACGAATATACAATTATTGTACTGGGTCGCAAAGGGCGTGACTTCTTTAAGAAGCGTAATTACCCGGTGATGGAAGAGGTCGTGAACCTGTCCGATTCGCCAACATTCGCTGACATTAAGAATGTCACTCGCAAAGCAGTACAGCTGTTTGCGGACGAGCAGATTGATCAATTGTATCTTGTATACAACAAATTCATCAGTGCGATCCAGCAAGAGCCGACTGAAGTGCAACTTCTTCCACTTACTGGTGTCGAAAAAGTAGAAGGAACACCAACGTACGATTTCGAACCATCTGCGGATGAAGTACTTGCCGACCTGTTGCCGAAATATGCAGAAACGCTTATTTTCAGTGCGCTGCTTGATGCGAAAGCAAGTGAGCAGGGTGCCCGGATGACAGCGATGGGCAGTGCAACGGATAATGCGTCAGATATGATTGACCGCCTGACACTGTTCTACAACCGTGCCCGCCAGGCAGCGATTACGCAGGAAATTGCAGAGATCGTCGGCGGAGCCAACGCGCTCGAATAG
- the atpD gene encoding F0F1 ATP synthase subunit beta, which translates to MSKGRILQVMGPVVDVQFERGHLPEIYNAIKVNGTLENGKEVNLTLEAALHLGDNVVRAVAMSSTDGLVRGMEVTDTGKPISVPVGEKTLGRVFNVLGEPIDLKDAPTDVEYHPIHRQAPAFEEQSTADEILETGIKVVDLLAPYAKGGKIGLFGGAGVGKTVLIQELINNIAQEHGGYSIFAGVGERTREGNDLYHEMVDSGVISKTSMVFGQMNEPPGARLRIALTGLTMAEYFRDVEGRDVLLFVDNIFRFTQAGSEVSALLGRMPSAVGYQPTLATEMGQLQERITSTKKGSVTSIQAIYVPADDYTDPAPATTFAHLDATTNLDRGISELGIYPAVDPLASTSRILSPAVVGQEHYDVARGVQSILQRYKELQDIIAILGMDELSDEDKQTVNRARKIQRFMSQPFHVAEQFTGFPGKYVPVKETVRSFKEILEGKHDNLPEAAFLYVGAIEEAVEKAKKM; encoded by the coding sequence ATGAGCAAGGGACGTATCCTTCAGGTAATGGGTCCGGTTGTTGACGTTCAGTTCGAACGCGGACATCTGCCTGAGATTTATAATGCAATTAAAGTAAATGGAACACTTGAAAACGGTAAGGAAGTTAACCTTACACTCGAAGCGGCTCTTCACTTAGGTGACAATGTTGTTCGTGCCGTTGCGATGTCATCCACAGATGGTCTCGTACGTGGCATGGAAGTTACGGATACAGGTAAGCCGATTTCTGTACCGGTTGGGGAGAAAACACTTGGTCGTGTATTCAACGTACTTGGTGAGCCGATCGATTTGAAAGACGCTCCGACTGATGTTGAATACCATCCAATTCACCGCCAGGCTCCTGCTTTCGAAGAGCAGTCTACAGCGGATGAAATTCTTGAGACAGGTATTAAAGTCGTTGACCTTCTTGCACCGTATGCAAAAGGTGGTAAAATCGGTCTGTTCGGTGGTGCCGGTGTAGGTAAAACCGTACTGATCCAGGAGCTTATCAACAACATCGCACAAGAGCACGGTGGATATTCCATCTTCGCTGGCGTAGGTGAGCGTACTCGTGAAGGGAATGACCTGTATCACGAGATGGTAGACTCTGGCGTTATTAGTAAAACATCCATGGTATTCGGTCAGATGAATGAGCCGCCGGGTGCGCGTCTGCGTATTGCCCTGACTGGTCTGACAATGGCTGAATATTTCCGTGATGTGGAAGGTCGTGACGTACTTCTGTTCGTCGACAACATCTTCCGCTTTACACAAGCAGGTTCTGAGGTATCGGCTCTTCTCGGTCGTATGCCATCTGCCGTAGGTTACCAGCCAACACTGGCAACTGAAATGGGTCAGTTGCAAGAGCGTATCACATCCACGAAGAAAGGTTCTGTAACGTCTATTCAGGCGATCTACGTACCTGCGGATGACTACACTGACCCGGCTCCGGCAACAACATTTGCTCACTTGGATGCTACGACTAACCTTGACCGTGGTATCTCTGAGCTTGGTATTTATCCTGCGGTAGATCCGCTCGCATCTACATCCCGTATTCTGTCTCCAGCCGTTGTAGGTCAGGAACACTACGATGTAGCTCGCGGTGTACAGTCTATTCTGCAGCGTTATAAAGAACTTCAAGATATCATCGCCATCCTCGGTATGGATGAGTTGTCTGATGAAGATAAACAGACAGTAAACCGTGCGCGTAAAATCCAGCGTTTTATGTCTCAGCCGTTCCACGTTGCTGAGCAGTTTACTGGCTTCCCGGGCAAATACGTTCCGGTTAAAGAAACAGTTCGCAGCTTCAAGGAAATCCTTGAAGGTAAGCATGACAATCTTCCGGAAGCAGCGTTCCTGTATGTAGGAGCGATTGAAGAAGCGGTTGAAAAAGCTAAGAAGATGTAG
- a CDS encoding F0F1 ATP synthase subunit epsilon: MNTIAVEIVTPERVVYRGDARIVVARGMEGDLGVLPNHIPTVTPLKIAPVLVKKHEGADDIIAVSGGMMEVRKDKITILAESAELADEIDVNRATAAKERAERRLAESGRDDVDFKRAQSSLQRAMNRLNIAGK; this comes from the coding sequence ATGAATACAATTGCAGTCGAAATCGTTACTCCAGAACGGGTTGTCTACCGCGGAGATGCACGCATCGTCGTAGCCAGAGGTATGGAAGGGGATCTAGGTGTTTTGCCTAATCACATTCCGACGGTTACACCGTTGAAGATTGCTCCGGTTCTGGTGAAAAAGCATGAAGGTGCAGACGATATTATTGCTGTAAGCGGTGGAATGATGGAAGTTCGTAAAGATAAAATTACGATTCTTGCTGAATCTGCTGAACTAGCGGATGAAATTGACGTAAATCGTGCAACAGCTGCGAAAGAGCGGGCGGAACGCCGTCTTGCTGAAAGTGGCCGTGATGATGTTGATTTTAAACGCGCTCAGTCATCGCTTCAACGTGCAATGAACCGTCTGAACATTGCCGGTAAATAA
- a CDS encoding low molecular weight protein-tyrosine-phosphatase: MSKAKKIRVIFVCLGNICRSPLGEGIFRHLVEERGLSEHFYIDSAGTANYHTGEKPDPGSIRAAAKHGVSLDGQYARQFTKEDLTQWDYIIAMDSSNHRNICKLGTTSGNIHLLREFDPEEPGDVPDPWAKGDDAFLETYAIVHRSCVGLLDHIIRVHYITD; encoded by the coding sequence ATGTCAAAAGCTAAAAAAATTCGTGTCATTTTTGTTTGTCTTGGAAACATATGCCGGTCCCCTCTTGGAGAAGGTATATTTCGACATCTCGTAGAAGAAAGAGGACTGTCTGAACACTTTTATATTGATTCAGCAGGTACAGCAAACTATCATACTGGCGAAAAACCGGATCCAGGTTCCATTCGGGCAGCAGCAAAGCATGGTGTCTCACTAGATGGACAATACGCCAGACAGTTTACAAAAGAGGATTTGACCCAATGGGATTATATCATCGCCATGGATAGCTCTAATCATCGCAATATCTGCAAATTAGGCACTACAAGCGGAAACATTCATTTGCTACGTGAATTTGATCCGGAAGAACCCGGAGATGTGCCTGATCCATGGGCCAAAGGGGACGATGCATTTTTGGAAACATACGCCATTGTTCATCGCTCCTGTGTAGGCTTACTGGACCATATTATTCGTGTCCATTATATCACAGATTAG
- a CDS encoding NADH-quinone oxidoreductase subunit A, translated as MATLYSNNYLIVVIFLFLGIILPVVAITLARLLAPSNPTEEKRKTYESGVDTIGSSWVQFNVKYYIFALLFVVFDVETVFLYPWAVAFDSLGLFALVEMMIFIFLLVIGLLYAWKKKVLEWN; from the coding sequence ATGGCAACGTTGTATTCAAACAACTATCTGATTGTTGTCATTTTTCTCTTCTTAGGCATTATTCTGCCCGTGGTAGCGATTACATTGGCGCGGCTTTTAGCGCCAAGTAACCCCACTGAGGAGAAAAGAAAGACGTACGAAAGCGGGGTCGATACGATCGGTTCCAGCTGGGTTCAATTTAACGTCAAATACTACATTTTTGCTTTGCTTTTTGTTGTGTTTGACGTAGAGACTGTCTTCTTGTATCCATGGGCAGTAGCTTTTGACAGTCTTGGACTTTTTGCACTTGTTGAAATGATGATCTTTATTTTCCTGCTTGTCATTGGTTTACTCTATGCCTGGAAAAAGAAGGTGTTGGAATGGAACTAA
- a CDS encoding NuoB/complex I 20 kDa subunit family protein: MELNLEGITLEERKELERSVVLSTFEQLKAWARSNSIWPLTFGLACCAIEMMGTGGANWDTDRFGVFYRASPRQSDCMIVSGTVTKKMAPLVRRLYDQMAEPKWVIAMGSCATAGGPYVNSYAVVKGVDQIIPVDVYIPGCPPSPPALIYGINKLQEKIRYEAKTGRKVTGE, encoded by the coding sequence ATGGAACTAAATTTAGAAGGAATCACCTTAGAAGAACGAAAAGAGTTAGAGCGCAGTGTTGTACTTAGTACATTTGAACAGCTCAAAGCATGGGCACGAAGCAACTCAATTTGGCCGCTTACATTCGGTCTTGCTTGTTGTGCGATCGAGATGATGGGAACGGGTGGTGCGAACTGGGATACGGACCGATTTGGTGTATTCTATCGTGCTTCGCCGCGTCAGTCCGATTGCATGATTGTATCGGGAACGGTAACAAAGAAAATGGCTCCGCTTGTCCGTCGTTTATACGATCAGATGGCAGAGCCGAAGTGGGTAATTGCGATGGGCTCTTGTGCAACAGCTGGCGGACCGTATGTTAATTCATACGCAGTTGTTAAAGGAGTGGATCAGATTATTCCGGTTGATGTATATATTCCGGGATGTCCACCAAGCCCTCCTGCTTTAATTTATGGAATTAACAAGCTACAAGAGAAAATTCGCTATGAAGCGAAAACCGGGAGGAAGGTGACCGGTGAATGA
- a CDS encoding NADH-quinone oxidoreductase subunit C: MSEEKKRPTPEEKAAAAAKAKAAAAEAAKAKAADTTEEDADAVAKAKAAAAAKAKAAAAKAKAAGATGEGEAPAEPKKPSPKQPVLDQIVKVITQKLGQDVLENSYINELSEHIPTLVVKRESLLETARLLREHEELAFDYLSLSLGVDYETHMESIIYLYSYKKGENVCVKVKVDREHPHVASVMPIWPGADWFERETYDLLGIVYEGHANLKRIMLPDTWVGHPLRKDYVQYDGEV, translated from the coding sequence ATGAGTGAAGAGAAAAAGAGACCAACACCAGAAGAGAAAGCTGCTGCTGCCGCAAAAGCAAAGGCTGCTGCCGCTGAGGCTGCCAAGGCTAAAGCTGCTGATACTACGGAAGAAGATGCAGATGCGGTTGCTAAGGCGAAAGCTGCCGCTGCCGCAAAAGCGAAAGCTGCCGCTGCCAAAGCGAAGGCCGCAGGTGCTACTGGAGAAGGAGAAGCCCCTGCTGAACCGAAAAAACCTTCGCCAAAACAGCCCGTACTGGATCAAATTGTGAAAGTTATAACACAGAAGCTAGGTCAAGATGTATTGGAGAATTCATACATTAACGAACTGAGCGAACATATTCCGACTCTTGTTGTAAAGAGAGAGAGCCTTTTGGAAACTGCTCGCCTACTTCGTGAACATGAAGAGCTTGCATTTGATTATCTTTCACTTAGTTTAGGCGTCGATTATGAAACACATATGGAATCGATTATTTACTTGTACTCCTATAAAAAAGGAGAGAACGTGTGCGTTAAAGTAAAAGTAGATCGCGAGCATCCACATGTTGCATCCGTTATGCCAATCTGGCCAGGTGCTGACTGGTTTGAACGGGAAACGTATGATCTTCTTGGAATTGTGTATGAAGGACATGCAAACTTGAAACGCATCATGCTTCCAGATACATGGGTTGGCCACCCGCTGCGCAAAGACTATGTACAGTACGACGGGGAGGTGTGA
- a CDS encoding NADH-quinone oxidoreductase subunit D, whose translation MLLNVGPQHPSTHGVFRMIVKIDGETITECTPVIGYLHRGTEKLAENLNYTQIIPYTDRMDYIAAMSNNYMMVHTVETMMGLEIPERAEYLRVIVLELQRVASHLLWFGTYLLDLGALSPLLYAFVDREKILSFFTEISGARLTYNYMRVGGVKWDAPEGWLEKVREFVPYMRKQLQDYHGLVTGNEVFEKRVKGVGVITREDAIAHSMSGVQLRASGVKWDLRKDQPYSIYDRFDFEVPTEEAGDCFARYMIRFHEMVESLNIIEQALQQMPDSGEIMAKVPRIIKAPQGEAFTRIEAPRGEIGCYIASNGKDKPYRIKFRRPSFANLQILPKLMYGQNIANMVAILGSIDIVLGEVDG comes from the coding sequence ATGCTGCTGAATGTCGGGCCTCAGCACCCGAGTACGCACGGTGTATTCCGGATGATTGTCAAGATTGACGGGGAAACCATAACCGAATGTACACCGGTTATCGGGTATTTGCACCGTGGTACGGAGAAGCTGGCCGAGAATCTGAACTATACACAGATTATCCCGTATACGGACCGCATGGACTATATCGCAGCGATGTCGAACAACTACATGATGGTGCATACGGTTGAGACGATGATGGGGCTTGAAATCCCGGAACGTGCAGAATACTTGCGCGTTATCGTGCTTGAGCTGCAGCGTGTAGCTAGTCATTTGCTATGGTTTGGTACATATCTACTGGATCTTGGGGCATTGAGCCCGCTTTTATATGCATTTGTTGATCGGGAGAAAATCTTGAGCTTCTTTACTGAAATCTCGGGTGCCCGCCTCACGTACAATTACATGCGGGTTGGTGGGGTAAAATGGGATGCTCCAGAAGGCTGGCTTGAGAAGGTGCGCGAGTTCGTCCCGTATATGCGCAAGCAGCTGCAGGATTATCATGGGCTTGTGACGGGAAATGAAGTATTTGAAAAGCGTGTAAAAGGGGTCGGAGTTATTACAAGAGAAGACGCGATTGCACATTCGATGAGTGGTGTGCAGCTTCGTGCATCAGGTGTGAAGTGGGATTTACGTAAAGATCAGCCGTATTCCATTTATGATCGGTTTGATTTTGAAGTCCCGACAGAGGAAGCAGGAGATTGTTTTGCCCGCTATATGATCCGTTTCCACGAGATGGTAGAATCTCTCAATATTATTGAACAAGCTTTACAACAAATGCCGGATAGCGGTGAGATCATGGCGAAAGTGCCGCGTATCATCAAAGCCCCACAGGGTGAGGCATTTACAAGAATTGAGGCACCACGCGGAGAGATCGGCTGCTATATTGCAAGCAACGGGAAAGACAAACCGTATCGCATTAAATTCCGCCGTCCATCCTTTGCCAACCTTCAAATTCTTCCGAAGCTGATGTATGGGCAGAACATTGCGAACATGGTAGCCATCCTCGGAAGTATTGATATTGTACTTGGGGAGGTTGACGGTTAA
- the nuoH gene encoding NADH-quinone oxidoreductase subunit NuoH translates to MDAYLQQTLGIQNGLVFILSAAALLGIVLGFVTYSIYFQRKILGWMQLRVGPNRVGPFGLLQTVADVLKLLLKEDIIPKAVDKPLFILAPVIAFTPAFAVLAVMPFTENLHFADIGVGLLYYIAISGITVLGVIMGGWASNNKWALIGAMRSAAQMISYEIPLVMSVVGVVLMTGSLNLIDIVEKQRDMGMWFFIPQFLGFVVFIIAQLAELSRTPFDLTEAESELISGYHVEYSGFRWAFFMLTEYVYIFAMASLTTVLFLGGWLPPFEFLAFIPGIVWFGLKFAFVVFFIFWLQATFPRMRVDQLMQMGWKVLLPVALLNILITAVLKTVL, encoded by the coding sequence ATGGATGCATATTTGCAACAAACACTCGGCATACAAAATGGCCTTGTCTTTATTCTGTCAGCGGCTGCATTGCTTGGTATCGTACTTGGATTCGTAACGTATTCGATCTACTTTCAACGTAAAATTCTCGGTTGGATGCAGCTGCGAGTAGGTCCGAACCGGGTAGGGCCATTCGGTCTCCTGCAGACAGTGGCAGACGTATTGAAGCTATTATTGAAAGAGGATATTATCCCGAAGGCTGTTGACAAGCCGCTCTTTATTCTGGCGCCCGTTATCGCTTTTACACCGGCGTTTGCCGTGCTTGCGGTTATGCCGTTTACGGAAAATCTGCATTTTGCAGATATTGGAGTAGGGTTGCTGTATTACATTGCGATATCTGGGATTACTGTGCTTGGAGTCATAATGGGTGGATGGGCGTCGAACAATAAATGGGCTCTTATCGGTGCTATGCGTTCGGCTGCGCAGATGATCAGTTACGAAATTCCGCTTGTTATGTCAGTTGTCGGTGTTGTATTGATGACAGGCAGCTTGAATCTGATTGATATCGTAGAGAAACAGCGTGATATGGGAATGTGGTTCTTTATTCCGCAGTTTCTTGGCTTTGTTGTATTCATCATTGCTCAGCTTGCCGAGTTAAGCCGGACACCATTTGACCTAACAGAAGCAGAATCCGAGCTCATCTCTGGCTATCATGTCGAGTACAGCGGTTTCCGCTGGGCGTTCTTTATGTTAACGGAGTATGTGTACATTTTTGCGATGGCATCACTGACGACTGTGTTGTTCCTTGGAGGCTGGCTGCCACCATTTGAATTCCTGGCATTCATTCCAGGTATTGTCTGGTTTGGACTTAAGTTTGCCTTCGTTGTATTCTTTATTTTCTGGCTGCAGGCAACGTTCCCGCGGATGCGTGTCGACCAGTTGATGCAGATGGGCTGGAAAGTTCTGCTGCCAGTAGCGCTGCTGAATATCCTGATCACTGCAGTGTTGAAAACGGTACTGTAG